From the Mustelus asterias chromosome 14, sMusAst1.hap1.1, whole genome shotgun sequence genome, one window contains:
- the LOC144503916 gene encoding caspase-8-like isoform X1, producing MDDAHFQLHSQLHHISENLGSEELRAMKFFCRDLLPSNRLDKADSGLKLFSALQEKGLLDVTDTFIVAELLYRTKQFKLLKGLKYDRWEVCQLLKDPDKARGSSYRQLLFEVSEEITTRDLETVKHFLHNHLSKFKLESMTTMLDVFVEMEKEGLLEETNMELLKRICKELGEPLAKKFDHYMPSIAAQCATGGTGRRPDVESVIHLTPTAQTIPTSGKLVPRGSRPAELSGALKSHNSLSVEFSRNCVSPDQHLPVQDGNVSWVAKYEGQGLKEPLHSPSIELSSGQQSLGSYRMESNPRGSCVIINNGKFKTMGERRGTHVDAERLDAVFRWLGFEVTLYKNLTAEEMRNTMLVFQQMDHTARDCFVCCILTHGERGVMCGTDSEQVAISEITSFFSGTRCPSLREKPKLFFIQACQGRKKQDCVEIEIQPSITGIQSPSAGIQSPSAGIQSPSAGIQSPSAGFQSPSAGIQSPSAGIQSPSAGIQSPSAGIQSPSAGIQSPSAGIQSPSAGIQSPSAWIQSPSARIQSSSAGIQSSSAGIQSSSAGIQSSSAGMQSSSAGMQSSSAGMQSSSAGVQSSSAGIQSSSAGIQSSSAGMQSSSTGIQSPSAGIQPSSAGIQSPSALIQSPSAGIQSSSAGIQSSSAGIQPSSAGIQSSSAGIQSSSAGIQLPSFGIESPLEEDAVCSSATIPDEADFLLGMATVEGYVSYRHIQEGAWYIQSLCENLEKYCGSEDLLSILTIVNRDVSGKKDKQDKTQMPQPRYTLRKKLYFPVTQTFSSFTNSL from the exons ATGGATGATGCACATTTTCAGCTTCATTCTCAGCTGCACCACATCAGTGAGAACCTGGGCTCGGAGGAGTTGAGGGCCATGAAGTTTTTCTGCCGGGATTTGTTGCCCAGTAACCGGCTGGACAAGGCCGATTCCGGACTCAAACTGTTCAGCGCTCTGCAGGAGAAGGGCCTCCTGGATGTGACGGACACTTTCATCGTGGCTGAGCTCCTGTATCGGACCAAACAGTTCAAACTCCTGAAGGGATTGAAATACGACAGGTGGGAGGTCTGTCAGCTGCTGAAAGATCCGGATAAGGCCAGAGGCTCCTCGTACAG GCAGCTTTTATTCGAGGTGTCGGAGGAAATCACCACGAGGGACTTGGAGACTGTGAAACATTTCTTACACAATCACCTCTCCAAATTCAAGCTCGAGAGCATGACA acaatgCTCGATGTCTTTGTTGAAATGGAGAAGGAGGGATTACTGGAAGAAACTAACATGGAGCTGCTGAAGAGGATCTGCAAGGAACTTGGGGAGCCTTTAGCCAAGAAGTTTGACCATTACATGCCCTCGATCGCGGCACAGTGTGCCACTGGGGGAACAG GAAGAAGGCCGGATGTGGAATCTGTTATCCACCTGACTCCGACTGCTCAGACCATTCCTACGTCAGGGAAGTTAGTTCCTCGAGGGTCACGACCTGCT GAGCTGTCCGGAGCCCTCAAGTCGCACAACTCGTTATCGGTGGAATTCTCCCGGAATTGTG TTTCACCAGACCAGCACCTCCCTGTACAGGACGGCAATGTCAGCTGGGTGGCAAAATACGAGGGACAAG GTCTGAAGGAACCTCTGCACAGTCCGAGCATCGAGCTGAGCTCTGGGCAGCAG AGTCTGGGCAGTTACAGAATGGAGAGCAACCCCAGAGGCTCCTGTGTGATCATCAACAACGGCAAGTTCAAGACGATGGGAGAACGGAGAGGAACGCACGTGGACGCAG AGCGTCTCGATGCGGTCTTCAGGTGGCTTGGCTTCGAGGTGACTCTGTACAAAAACCTCACGGCTGAGGAGATGCGGAACACGATGCTAGTCTTCCAGCAAATGGACCACACGGCCCGCGATTGCTTTGTCTGCTGCATCCTGACACACGGCGAGAGAGGCGTGATGTGTGGCACGGATAGCGAGCAGGTCGCCATCTCTGAAATCACCTCCTTCTTCTCGGGCACGAGGTGCCCCAGTCTCCGGGAGAAGCCCAAGCTTTTCTTCATTCAGGCCTGTCAGGGAAGGAAGAAACAGGACTGCGTGGAGATTGAGATCCAGCCCAGTATCACTGGGATCCAGTCCCCCAGCGCCGGGATCCAGTCTCCCAGCGCCGGGATCCAGTCCCCCAGCGCCGGGATCCAGTCCCCCAGCGCCGGGTTCCAGTCCCCCAGCGCCGGGATCCAGTCCCCCAGCGCCGGGATCCAGTCCCCCAGCGCCGGGATCCAGTCCCCCAGCGCCGGGATCCAGTCCCCCAGCGCCGGGATCCAGTCCCCCAGCGCCGGGATCCAGTCCCCCAGTGCCGGGATCCAGTCCCCCAGCGCATGGATCCAGTCCCCCAGCGCCAGGATCCAGTCCTCCAGCGCCGGGATCCAGTCCTCCAGCGCCGGGATCCAGTCCTCCAGCGCCGGGATCCAGTCCTCCAGCGCCGGGATGCAGTCCTCCAGCGCCGGGATGCAGTCCTCCAGCGCCGGGATGCAGTCCTCCAGCGCCGGGGTGCAGTCCTCCAGCGCCGGGATCCAGTCCTCCAGCGCCGGGATCCAGTCCTCCAGCGCCGGGATGCAGTCCTCCAGCACCGGGATCCAGTCCCCCAGCGCCGGGATCCAGCCCAGTAGCGCCGGGATCCAGTCCCCCAGCGCATTGATCCAGTCCCCCAGCGCCGGGATCCAGTCCTCCAGCGCCGGGATCCAGTCCTCCAGCGCCGGGATCCAGCCCTCCAGCGCCGGGATCCAGTCCTCCAGCGCCGGGATCCAGTCCTCCAGCGCTGGGATCCAGCTCCCCAGCTTTGGGATTGAGTCTCCGCTGGAGGAGGATGCCGTATGCAGCAGTGCCACGATCCCGGACGAAGCAGATTTTCTCCTGGGCATGGCGACCGTGGAGGGGTACGTCTCCTATCGACACATCCAGGAGGGGGCCTGGTATATCCAATCCCTGTGCGAGAACCTGGAGAAATACTGCGGCAG TGAGGACTTGCTCAGCATTCTGACTATCGTCAACAGGGATGTCAGCGGGAAGAAGGACAAGCAAGACAAGACGCAAATGCCACAGCCTCGTTACACCCTGAGGAAGAAGCTTTACTTCCCTGTCACTCAGACCTTCAGCAGTTTCACCAACTCCTTGTAG
- the LOC144503916 gene encoding caspase-8-like isoform X2, translating to MDDAHFQLHSQLHHISENLGSEELRAMKFFCRDLLPSNRLDKADSGLKLFSALQEKGLLDVTDTFIVAELLYRTKQFKLLKGLKYDRWEVCQLLKDPDKARGSSYRQLLFEVSEEITTRDLETVKHFLHNHLSKFKLESMTTMLDVFVEMEKEGLLEETNMELLKRICKELGEPLAKKFDHYMPSIAAQCATGGTGRRPDVESVIHLTPTAQTIPTSGKLVPRGSRPAELSGALKSHNSLSVEFSRNCGLKEPLHSPSIELSSGQQSLGSYRMESNPRGSCVIINNGKFKTMGERRGTHVDAERLDAVFRWLGFEVTLYKNLTAEEMRNTMLVFQQMDHTARDCFVCCILTHGERGVMCGTDSEQVAISEITSFFSGTRCPSLREKPKLFFIQACQGRKKQDCVEIEIQPSITGIQSPSAGIQSPSAGIQSPSAGIQSPSAGFQSPSAGIQSPSAGIQSPSAGIQSPSAGIQSPSAGIQSPSAGIQSPSAGIQSPSAWIQSPSARIQSSSAGIQSSSAGIQSSSAGIQSSSAGMQSSSAGMQSSSAGMQSSSAGVQSSSAGIQSSSAGIQSSSAGMQSSSTGIQSPSAGIQPSSAGIQSPSALIQSPSAGIQSSSAGIQSSSAGIQPSSAGIQSSSAGIQSSSAGIQLPSFGIESPLEEDAVCSSATIPDEADFLLGMATVEGYVSYRHIQEGAWYIQSLCENLEKYCGSEDLLSILTIVNRDVSGKKDKQDKTQMPQPRYTLRKKLYFPVTQTFSSFTNSL from the exons ATGGATGATGCACATTTTCAGCTTCATTCTCAGCTGCACCACATCAGTGAGAACCTGGGCTCGGAGGAGTTGAGGGCCATGAAGTTTTTCTGCCGGGATTTGTTGCCCAGTAACCGGCTGGACAAGGCCGATTCCGGACTCAAACTGTTCAGCGCTCTGCAGGAGAAGGGCCTCCTGGATGTGACGGACACTTTCATCGTGGCTGAGCTCCTGTATCGGACCAAACAGTTCAAACTCCTGAAGGGATTGAAATACGACAGGTGGGAGGTCTGTCAGCTGCTGAAAGATCCGGATAAGGCCAGAGGCTCCTCGTACAG GCAGCTTTTATTCGAGGTGTCGGAGGAAATCACCACGAGGGACTTGGAGACTGTGAAACATTTCTTACACAATCACCTCTCCAAATTCAAGCTCGAGAGCATGACA acaatgCTCGATGTCTTTGTTGAAATGGAGAAGGAGGGATTACTGGAAGAAACTAACATGGAGCTGCTGAAGAGGATCTGCAAGGAACTTGGGGAGCCTTTAGCCAAGAAGTTTGACCATTACATGCCCTCGATCGCGGCACAGTGTGCCACTGGGGGAACAG GAAGAAGGCCGGATGTGGAATCTGTTATCCACCTGACTCCGACTGCTCAGACCATTCCTACGTCAGGGAAGTTAGTTCCTCGAGGGTCACGACCTGCT GAGCTGTCCGGAGCCCTCAAGTCGCACAACTCGTTATCGGTGGAATTCTCCCGGAATTGTG GTCTGAAGGAACCTCTGCACAGTCCGAGCATCGAGCTGAGCTCTGGGCAGCAG AGTCTGGGCAGTTACAGAATGGAGAGCAACCCCAGAGGCTCCTGTGTGATCATCAACAACGGCAAGTTCAAGACGATGGGAGAACGGAGAGGAACGCACGTGGACGCAG AGCGTCTCGATGCGGTCTTCAGGTGGCTTGGCTTCGAGGTGACTCTGTACAAAAACCTCACGGCTGAGGAGATGCGGAACACGATGCTAGTCTTCCAGCAAATGGACCACACGGCCCGCGATTGCTTTGTCTGCTGCATCCTGACACACGGCGAGAGAGGCGTGATGTGTGGCACGGATAGCGAGCAGGTCGCCATCTCTGAAATCACCTCCTTCTTCTCGGGCACGAGGTGCCCCAGTCTCCGGGAGAAGCCCAAGCTTTTCTTCATTCAGGCCTGTCAGGGAAGGAAGAAACAGGACTGCGTGGAGATTGAGATCCAGCCCAGTATCACTGGGATCCAGTCCCCCAGCGCCGGGATCCAGTCTCCCAGCGCCGGGATCCAGTCCCCCAGCGCCGGGATCCAGTCCCCCAGCGCCGGGTTCCAGTCCCCCAGCGCCGGGATCCAGTCCCCCAGCGCCGGGATCCAGTCCCCCAGCGCCGGGATCCAGTCCCCCAGCGCCGGGATCCAGTCCCCCAGCGCCGGGATCCAGTCCCCCAGCGCCGGGATCCAGTCCCCCAGTGCCGGGATCCAGTCCCCCAGCGCATGGATCCAGTCCCCCAGCGCCAGGATCCAGTCCTCCAGCGCCGGGATCCAGTCCTCCAGCGCCGGGATCCAGTCCTCCAGCGCCGGGATCCAGTCCTCCAGCGCCGGGATGCAGTCCTCCAGCGCCGGGATGCAGTCCTCCAGCGCCGGGATGCAGTCCTCCAGCGCCGGGGTGCAGTCCTCCAGCGCCGGGATCCAGTCCTCCAGCGCCGGGATCCAGTCCTCCAGCGCCGGGATGCAGTCCTCCAGCACCGGGATCCAGTCCCCCAGCGCCGGGATCCAGCCCAGTAGCGCCGGGATCCAGTCCCCCAGCGCATTGATCCAGTCCCCCAGCGCCGGGATCCAGTCCTCCAGCGCCGGGATCCAGTCCTCCAGCGCCGGGATCCAGCCCTCCAGCGCCGGGATCCAGTCCTCCAGCGCCGGGATCCAGTCCTCCAGCGCTGGGATCCAGCTCCCCAGCTTTGGGATTGAGTCTCCGCTGGAGGAGGATGCCGTATGCAGCAGTGCCACGATCCCGGACGAAGCAGATTTTCTCCTGGGCATGGCGACCGTGGAGGGGTACGTCTCCTATCGACACATCCAGGAGGGGGCCTGGTATATCCAATCCCTGTGCGAGAACCTGGAGAAATACTGCGGCAG TGAGGACTTGCTCAGCATTCTGACTATCGTCAACAGGGATGTCAGCGGGAAGAAGGACAAGCAAGACAAGACGCAAATGCCACAGCCTCGTTACACCCTGAGGAAGAAGCTTTACTTCCCTGTCACTCAGACCTTCAGCAGTTTCACCAACTCCTTGTAG